A section of the Verrucomicrobiia bacterium genome encodes:
- a CDS encoding response regulator, whose translation MKILVVEDDPIVATIYSRALDKAGYQVDVIPDGSDAFHALHTKGYDLVLLDIMLPNMDGMAILRRIRAQKKFEFLPIIVITGVQKALQAQILNAGATLVLSKGEVSPQKLVDAVKEQLATAPQPPLELLPDPVAEALAQQRPDLRTQTTPPPSSAPLQLRLADNPDSPPPPKLKLDGLKDPDVKITEDNDASQKKGGFFSRLFGKK comes from the coding sequence ATGAAAATCCTGGTCGTCGAGGATGACCCCATCGTGGCCACCATCTACAGCCGCGCTCTGGACAAGGCCGGCTATCAAGTGGATGTCATCCCCGACGGCTCCGACGCCTTCCACGCCCTCCACACCAAGGGCTACGACCTCGTCCTCCTCGACATCATGCTCCCCAACATGGACGGCATGGCCATCCTCCGCCGCATCCGCGCCCAAAAAAAATTCGAGTTCCTCCCCATCATCGTCATCACCGGCGTCCAAAAAGCCTTGCAGGCCCAAATCCTCAACGCCGGCGCCACCCTCGTCTTGTCCAAAGGCGAAGTCTCACCTCAAAAATTGGTGGACGCCGTCAAAGAGCAGTTGGCCACCGCACCCCAGCCGCCCCTGGAACTGCTGCCCGACCCCGTCGCCGAAGCCCTGGCCCAACAACGCCCCGATTTGCGTACCCAAACCACTCCCCCACCGTCCTCCGCCCCCTTGCAGCTCCGCCTCGCCGATAACCCCGACTCCCCACCCCCGCCCAAACTCAAGCTCGACGGCCTGAAAGACCCCGACGTCAAAATCACGGAGGACAACGACGCCAGCCAGAAAAAAGGCGGATTTTTCAGCCGACTGTTT